In Lycium ferocissimum isolate CSIRO_LF1 chromosome 11, AGI_CSIRO_Lferr_CH_V1, whole genome shotgun sequence, a single genomic region encodes these proteins:
- the LOC132036733 gene encoding uncharacterized protein LOC132036733 encodes MGTAATPILARVGDNNFDKRTTTSVLEEIPPINNYAKAIQSTGNPSPKENRFGNPKIKARVTSHNGVPAALFKTSEFYGEMANECKFTLVGKFIKARPQIEKIRSKFAEKITVRGGNQRSSL; translated from the exons ATGGGGACGGCGGCGACTCCGATACTAGCGCGTGTAGGTGACAATAACTTTGACAAAAGGACCACGACCTCAGTACTGGAAGAAATTCCACCTATTAACAACTATGCTAAAGCAATTCAATCAACTGGGAACCCTAGCCCTAAGGAAAATAGATTTGGGAACCCGAAAATTAAAGCTCGGGTTACCTCTCATAATGGCGTTCCTGCTGCTCTCTTCAAAACCAGTGAATTCTACGGCGAGATGGCGAATGAATGTAAATTCACTCTTGTTGGCAAATTCATAAAAGCCCGTCCACAAATTGAGAAGATTCGATCGAAGTTCGCTGAGAAAATCACCGTCAGAG GAGGAAATCAAAGAAGCAGTCTTTAG